The Pseudomonadota bacterium region ATTTTTCTGCACATCACTTTAACTTAAAGAAAGGAGCATATTATTATGGTAGAAAAATATGATGTTCCGTCAATACCCAAGCCGCGGCCGGCAGTCGTGTGGTGGGCATGGATCGGGGGTGCCTGGCTGGTGTTCTGGGCCTACGTGCTGACCCGCTGGGTGACCGGGCCGTACTTCACACCCGTGCCGACCGGAGAGGTTGCCCCGCCGACCTGGATGCACAATTTGTTCATCGGAATGCAGTGTTTTGGGCCAGTGTTCATCATCCTTATGTCGTACTTCTACGTCTTCAAGCCGTGGCGCCGCAATCGCACCATCCCGTTAGATGGTCTGCTGTTCATCGGGTTCATGTTCTTTTCGCTGCAGGACGCAGGCTCGAACTACTTAGGCGTCTGGTACACGTTCAACTCGCACATGTTCAACATGGGGTCATACTACAACGAAATCCCAGGCTGGCTGGGGTTCGGCCGGCCCGGGGCGGTAGTGCCGTATGCGCTATTACATCACCCGACGCAGTACGCGACCGGTATGTTCGGCTTCTGTGCCATCGGTGCCTGGGTCATGAACTGGGGCCGGAAACGATTTAACTGGGGGCCGGTAAAGCTGTGCCTGTTAATGTTCCCGTTTATGATGCTGTTTGACCTCATTATCGAAGGGGCGTTCCAAACCCTTGGCTTATATACGATGGCCGGAGGGAAATACTCGTTTTTCCCCGACACCTACGAAAAATTCCCATTAATCGAGCTACCTTTCGTAGCATTGCTATGCAGCCCGGTTGTGGCACTGCGCTACTTCAAGAATGACAAGGGGGAAACGCTCGTTGAGCGCGGGATCAATTCGATGGTCATGAGCGATTGGAAAAAGCAGCTGATGCGGTTGCTGGCAATCATCGGCGTCCTCCAGTGCATATATCTCTTCTGCTACAACATCCCGATTGCCATGCTCATGGGTTCTAATCCGGGGACGTGGCCGACCGACGTTACGTCTCGTCCATACTGGAACGACGGCATGTGCGGTGCCGGAACTGACCGTATATGTCCCGGCCCCGGAGTGCCGCTTACCCAGTATGCGTGGGTAACCACCTTGCCGGAGGGACAGCCTGTGCCGGAGGAAGACTGGACTTCAAGAGCCGGCGAACCTGCTACCGGGAAAGCCCTCAGTATGAGGGGCGAGAGATTGAAAAATCCGGAGTTCAGTGATGGTAAGTGTCGCCCGTTTAATAGCAAGTTTCTTGGCTACAGTGAAGACAGGTGCGACACGTTATTTTGCATTGAAGGAATAAAACCGAATATACCCGACTGGAACTGGTGGTGATTTAATAGCCGCTTTATCATCAAAAGGAGGTATAAATATGACAGTAGAAAATGAAGCCGGGACGAATGCCACGCTGGATGACCAACTCAGCTATAAGGAGACCCTGCCCAAGGGAGTCTCATACATGGAAAACAACGGCTTTCTGGTTATGGCCGAGACCGAGGATGGAGATGAGATTTCCTTTGTAAGTTGCATTTTCCGCGTTGGTGGCGGCAAGAATGGCCCCTGGCAGGTTGAGGACAAGTTCGTTGGACAAACCACTTTCCAGATCAAGCCCAAGGGGTTTGAGGGTACGATCAACGACCTCGATTTTATCAGTAACCGCACCTGGGCGACTGACGACTGGCACAGCGGCGAAGTCATCAAGACCGAGGATGCGGTGATCTGGAAGTTGGACAACCGGCAATACATCTGCCGCCCACCCTACTGGGAACTTAAGGGCGAGCACATGGGCATTGAATTCGATCTGCTCTTAAGCGGCATCGGTGACGCCTCATTTCACAAAGGAACCTATGCCGATTTTGCCAAGAACAACGTCGCCGGCTATGAGGCTCCGCTGCGCTGCGAGGGCACCTTCAAACTTGAAGGCAAGACTTACAAATTGAGGAAAGACAAGTCATTCGGCTGCCAGGAAAAATTCACTCAACCGGCATGGGACTTAGCCAAGGTGCTCAGGGGAGAGACCTATTACTGGATCTGGTGGGTGAACGAATCCGTGAGGATTTTCATTTATTACTATCCCTCCGTTGGGAAAGCATATAGCCACGTGATGGTTGATGACCAGGAAGTGGACTTTTCCGAAAACGGCACGAGTAATATCAAGATGGAAGAACTGGAGCATTGGATCGATCCCAAGACGAGAATGCGGATTCCCGTCAAGTGGAATTTCAAGCTGAAGTCGGAAAAAGGGGAGATCAATCTTGATGCTTCGGCCGAGTCGCGGACCTTTTACGGCTATCTGAGCGAATCCGGTGCCACCATGCATTACGGACTGCATAGCCATAGTATAGGTGAAATGACTTTGGCTGATGGCCGCAAGATTCCGCTCAAGGACATGCGTACCTACATTGAGCATGGCTGGTGCGCAATTCCACTGCCGGCCGCAGCGTGTTAAGGCTTTAAAGAACATGCACGCAAAAGCAAGTACTTATATACAATAAGGAGGTTTCTATCATGGTTCAAAGTGCAGGACATGCCATGAATATTTCACACAAAATAATTGACAGTACACAGGAAATCCACCACATGACCGATATTCCATATTACAGAGAAGTCCGCAATGAGAAGGATGTTTTCAGAGCCGCATGGCAAAGCCGTCGTGCGGTAATGCTCAAGGGGCCTACCGGCTGTGGCAAGACGCGCTTTGTCGAAGCAATGGCGGCGGAGCTTAAGCGCCCTTTAATTACAGTATCCTGTAATGAAGATCTGACTGCCGCAGACCTGCTTGGCCGTTACCTGTTAAAGGGCGGCGATACTCAGTGGATGGACGGGACGTTAACCCGTGCGGTACGTATGGGGGGAATCTGCTATCTTGATGAGATCGTTGAAGCCAGAGCCGACACGACGGTTGCCATCCATGCGCTTACCGATCATCGGCGTGAAATGTTTATTGATCGTCTTGGTGAACAGTTGTCGGCGCCGCCTGAGTTCATGATGGTTGTATCGTATAACCCCGGCTATCAAAGCATCTTGAAGGACTTGAAGCCCTCTACACGCCAGCGGATGATATCTATCGAACTTGGTTTCCCACCCGCGGACATAGAGATAGAGGTGGTTATTAAGGAATCGGGGGTTGACGAGGCGAACGCCCAAGACCTTGTACGCCTGGCCGGCGCCATTCGCGAATTGGATATACCCGGATTGCCTGAGGTGTCCTCAACCCGTACAGTAATAGCAGCGGCCGACTTAATAAGGGCTGGTCTCTCGCTTAAAGAAGCTGTCAAGGCGGGCATGATAGGTCCGCTTTGCGATGATCCGTTGATTGACAGAAGTTTAATGCAACTTGTTTCTACCTACATCTCATGACAGGCGATGTTAAAGCGACGGCAGAGTTTACGCAGCATTTCTATTCTTTGGTTGCCGGCGCCGTGGGCGGGCGCAGCATTCCTGTCCATTGGCACGACGATAAAAAATATAAAGCATACACCGACAATAGCTGCATTTATGTGCCTGCCTTTGAATTATCGCGAATGCATGTATTTGATGTTATTGCACAAGCTTTGTTGATTCGCGTCGGCGCACTGAAAAGAGAACATGTACGGCAATTGCTGGGCAAACGAAAAATACACAATCGCTATTTCTATGCCGAAATTGTTCGGGCAACTCGCCTGCACGCAAACATTTTGCCAAGAGCCTTCTGTGAAAATACCGCGATAATGCGCTTTCCTTTCACTACGGACTCGTCCGATCAATCCTATAGCTTGGCCGCCAGTAAAGAGCACTTCCCTGCATTCCCGGAATTTCTGGGTACGTTGCGGTGCCTTCTGGTGCTAAATAACGCGCTTCCTGAGGAAGCTCCTACCCCCGAGCTGAAATTGCAAAAGAAGGTTACGGCCGTTCTCACCGATGAGGAAGAAGGAGACTCCGAAGAATCTATTCTTCTCAAGCTGCTTTCAAAAAGTCAGATCTTTTCCGGTGGACGGTTGGCGGATATCATCGCAAAGTTTCTCGGTATCGATGGCTCGGGGAAAGGCCAAGGCAAGCCCAAATCAGGAGGTGGCATGGAACTGCCGATGGGGAATGTGACCATGGGCAAGAGGAAGGGAAAGTTTGTCGGCCAGTTATCAGACATGAGTGTTGATGTAGTGGTGACAAAAGATAGCAATGAAGCAGGCAGCCATATTTACCCGGAATGGGACTATTCCAAACGAAAATACCGATCGGATTGGGTAGTAGTGGATGAGGTTGATCCCTGGAGAGAAAATGCGGAGTCGGGGGCGATCATGAGCGAGATATTGCAGCCACCTTCTATGGCATTAAAAAGGAAACTTGCAGGCGTGGGCCTCAGCTTTGAGATGCACCGTAATCAGGCTGAA contains the following coding sequences:
- a CDS encoding CbbQ/NirQ/NorQ/GpvN family protein, which produces MTDIPYYREVRNEKDVFRAAWQSRRAVMLKGPTGCGKTRFVEAMAAELKRPLITVSCNEDLTAADLLGRYLLKGGDTQWMDGTLTRAVRMGGICYLDEIVEARADTTVAIHALTDHRREMFIDRLGEQLSAPPEFMMVVSYNPGYQSILKDLKPSTRQRMISIELGFPPADIEIEVVIKESGVDEANAQDLVRLAGAIRELDIPGLPEVSSTRTVIAAADLIRAGLSLKEAVKAGMIGPLCDDPLIDRSLMQLVSTYIS
- a CDS encoding spirocyclase AveC family protein, with product MVEKYDVPSIPKPRPAVVWWAWIGGAWLVFWAYVLTRWVTGPYFTPVPTGEVAPPTWMHNLFIGMQCFGPVFIILMSYFYVFKPWRRNRTIPLDGLLFIGFMFFSLQDAGSNYLGVWYTFNSHMFNMGSYYNEIPGWLGFGRPGAVVPYALLHHPTQYATGMFGFCAIGAWVMNWGRKRFNWGPVKLCLLMFPFMMLFDLIIEGAFQTLGLYTMAGGKYSFFPDTYEKFPLIELPFVALLCSPVVALRYFKNDKGETLVERGINSMVMSDWKKQLMRLLAIIGVLQCIYLFCYNIPIAMLMGSNPGTWPTDVTSRPYWNDGMCGAGTDRICPGPGVPLTQYAWVTTLPEGQPVPEEDWTSRAGEPATGKALSMRGERLKNPEFSDGKCRPFNSKFLGYSEDRCDTLFCIEGIKPNIPDWNWW